The following proteins come from a genomic window of Nocardiopsis sp. YSL2:
- a CDS encoding TetR/AcrR family transcriptional regulator, which yields MDRAGGLRERKKEETRRGVHAAAVRLTAELGYENVTVEAIAEAANVSRRTFSNYFSCKEEAVLHGEHVYMRSLTHAVLDRPADEDAWTALRYAARGVYAHWGRPTDREGWARAKLARKHPALLARLLANHAELARDLERALDGRRRPGGVRYAVLVAVFLACLRVSLETWTGEEAARDLAEIAEEVLDEAEAPFTS from the coding sequence GTGGACAGAGCGGGTGGACTGCGGGAACGCAAGAAGGAAGAGACGCGGCGAGGGGTGCACGCCGCCGCCGTGCGGCTGACCGCCGAACTCGGGTACGAGAACGTCACGGTGGAGGCGATCGCGGAGGCCGCCAACGTCTCGCGACGGACCTTCTCCAACTACTTCTCCTGCAAGGAGGAGGCCGTCCTGCACGGTGAGCACGTGTACATGCGCTCGCTCACGCACGCGGTGCTGGACCGGCCCGCCGACGAGGACGCCTGGACCGCGCTGCGCTACGCCGCCCGCGGCGTCTACGCCCACTGGGGACGCCCGACCGACCGGGAGGGGTGGGCGCGCGCCAAACTCGCCCGCAAGCACCCCGCACTGCTGGCCAGGCTGCTCGCCAACCACGCCGAGCTCGCCCGGGACCTGGAACGGGCCCTGGACGGACGCCGCCGCCCCGGCGGCGTGCGCTACGCCGTCCTCGTCGCCGTCTTCCTCGCCTGCCTGCGGGTGTCCCTGGAGACCTGGACCGGGGAGGAGGCCGCGCGCGACCTCGCCGAGATCGCCGAGGAGGTCCTCGACGAGGCCGAGGCGCCCTTCACCTCCTGA
- a CDS encoding creatininase family protein, protein MDDRTTRSLLPLTTTVEEGERAARVALLPVGSLEQHGPHLPLVTDTVIACTVAAALADAHPVRVLPPLTLSCSHEHAAWPGTVSISARTLHAVVTDAADSLRRSGTPRLVLVNGHGGNHVLANVVQESGGAMALFPQAHEWEAARTAAGMATDNDTDMHAGELETSVLLHAHPEMVGPSAAGADHVTGPRDHMPTLGLAPYTPTGVVGRPSLATADKGGRLLAALVGAFAGHLGALQDTHDQH, encoded by the coding sequence ATGGACGACCGGACCACGCGCTCCCTGCTACCGCTGACCACCACCGTGGAGGAGGGCGAACGCGCTGCGCGGGTGGCCCTGCTGCCCGTCGGCAGCCTCGAACAGCACGGCCCCCACCTGCCCCTGGTCACCGACACCGTCATCGCCTGCACGGTGGCCGCCGCCCTCGCCGACGCCCACCCCGTGCGCGTCCTGCCGCCCCTGACCCTGTCCTGCTCCCACGAGCACGCCGCCTGGCCCGGCACCGTCAGCATCTCCGCGCGCACCCTGCACGCCGTGGTCACCGACGCCGCCGACTCCCTGCGCCGCTCGGGCACACCGCGGCTGGTCCTGGTCAACGGCCACGGCGGCAACCACGTCCTGGCCAACGTGGTCCAGGAGTCCGGCGGCGCCATGGCGCTCTTCCCCCAGGCCCACGAATGGGAGGCCGCCCGCACCGCCGCCGGGATGGCCACGGACAACGACACCGACATGCACGCGGGCGAACTGGAGACCTCCGTCCTGCTGCACGCCCACCCGGAGATGGTCGGCCCCTCAGCCGCCGGAGCCGACCACGTCACCGGGCCGCGCGACCACATGCCCACCCTGGGCCTGGCGCCCTACACCCCGACCGGCGTGGTCGGCCGCCCCTCACTGGCCACGGCCGACAAGGGCGGACGGCTGCTCGCCGCCCTGGTCGGGGCCTTCGCCGGGCACCTCGGGGCCCTGCAGGACACGCACGACCAGCACTAG
- a CDS encoding lysylphosphatidylglycerol synthase transmembrane domain-containing protein, producing MRIHAWLRGLAGALVLAGVVWWYPLEVFTDAFAVVDAGAVGLALGVGALTTVLSAARWRVVARAVGLRLPLGRAVADYYRAVFLNAVLPAGVVGDVHRALCHGRYAGDLSRSVRAVVLERLAGQAVLALTAAALLFALPAALLGPGLRAVGVSAGVVAVLAAGTAVGLAVGRRRRPRWWGALRAAAADARTGLWSHRAEVLTLSAAALAGYVVLFLAAARLAGVTAPWPQVVPLVVLALLAMSLPVNVGGWGPREAVTALAFGAAGLGAEQGVTASVVYGLLALVAAAPGALVLVVRVLQGPEVPGEGPDQGGEQPSALVGRGQ from the coding sequence ATGAGGATCCACGCGTGGCTGCGGGGCCTGGCCGGTGCGCTGGTCCTGGCGGGGGTGGTGTGGTGGTACCCGCTGGAGGTCTTCACCGACGCGTTCGCCGTGGTGGACGCGGGCGCGGTCGGGCTGGCCCTGGGCGTGGGCGCGTTGACCACGGTGCTCAGCGCCGCGCGCTGGCGGGTGGTGGCACGCGCCGTGGGCCTGCGGTTGCCGCTGGGGCGCGCGGTCGCCGACTACTACCGGGCCGTGTTCCTCAACGCCGTGCTGCCCGCCGGGGTGGTCGGGGACGTGCACCGGGCGCTGTGCCACGGGCGCTACGCCGGCGACCTGTCGCGGAGCGTGCGCGCTGTGGTGCTGGAGCGCCTGGCCGGGCAGGCCGTGCTCGCCCTGACCGCGGCCGCGCTGCTCTTCGCGCTTCCGGCCGCCCTGCTGGGGCCGGGCCTGCGCGCGGTCGGGGTCTCCGCGGGTGTGGTCGCGGTACTGGCGGCGGGTACCGCCGTCGGCCTGGCCGTGGGACGGCGCCGCCGTCCGCGGTGGTGGGGGGCGCTCCGCGCCGCGGCTGCCGACGCGCGGACCGGCCTGTGGTCGCACCGCGCCGAGGTGCTGACGCTGTCGGCTGCCGCACTGGCCGGCTACGTCGTGCTGTTCCTGGCGGCGGCGCGCCTGGCGGGTGTGACCGCCCCGTGGCCGCAGGTGGTGCCGTTGGTGGTCCTGGCGCTGCTGGCGATGAGCCTGCCGGTCAACGTCGGAGGCTGGGGGCCGCGCGAGGCCGTCACGGCGCTGGCCTTCGGCGCGGCCGGGCTGGGTGCCGAGCAGGGGGTGACGGCGTCGGTGGTCTACGGGCTGCTGGCGCTGGTGGCCGCCGCGCCGGGGGCGCTAGTGCTGGTCGTGCGTGTCCTGCAGGGCCCCGAGGTGCCCGGCGAAGGCCCCGACCAGGGCGGCGAGCAGCCGTCCGCCCTTGTCGGCCGTGGCCAGTGA
- a CDS encoding trans-aconitate 2-methyltransferase, translating to MSETDVAPFAPEWLALREGADARARAREPVGLIGDRGRVVADLGCGTGSLGRWLAPRLPSPQHWVLFDRDPRLLAMAEHGVPGATTETRRRDLASLRPTDLDGCTLVVASALLDVLTRPAVGALVEAVVGAGCPALFSLTVAGRVELSPADPLDGAVARAFDAHQRRGGLLGPDAVEAARAAFTERGAATRTFASPWRLGPGEGALLAAWLRGWVGAAREQDPDLPADAYLERRLEECSRGALYAIVHHTDLWADPAGDDR from the coding sequence ATGAGCGAGACCGACGTAGCCCCGTTCGCTCCGGAGTGGCTGGCCCTGCGCGAGGGCGCCGACGCCCGGGCGCGCGCCCGTGAGCCGGTCGGGCTGATCGGCGACCGCGGCCGGGTCGTCGCCGACCTGGGCTGCGGCACCGGTTCGCTGGGCCGCTGGCTCGCCCCCCGCCTGCCCTCCCCCCAGCACTGGGTGCTCTTCGACCGCGACCCCCGGCTGCTCGCGATGGCCGAGCACGGCGTGCCCGGCGCCACGACCGAGACCCGGCGGCGCGACCTGGCGTCTCTGCGGCCGACCGACCTGGACGGATGCACGCTGGTGGTGGCCTCCGCCCTGCTGGACGTGCTGACCCGTCCGGCGGTGGGCGCCCTGGTCGAGGCCGTGGTCGGCGCCGGCTGCCCGGCGCTGTTCTCGCTGACGGTGGCGGGGCGTGTGGAGCTGTCGCCCGCCGATCCGCTCGACGGCGCGGTCGCCCGCGCGTTCGACGCCCACCAGCGGCGCGGGGGCCTGCTGGGTCCCGACGCGGTCGAGGCGGCGCGCGCGGCCTTCACCGAGCGCGGCGCCGCGACGCGCACGTTCGCGAGTCCGTGGCGGCTGGGTCCTGGGGAGGGCGCGCTGCTGGCGGCGTGGCTGCGCGGCTGGGTGGGCGCGGCGCGGGAGCAGGACCCGGACCTGCCCGCGGACGCCTACCTGGAGCGGCGGCTGGAGGAGTGCTCGCGCGGCGCCCTGTACGCCATCGTCCACCACACCGACCTGTGGGCCGACCCGGCCGGGGACGACCGATGA
- a CDS encoding glycosyltransferase family 4 protein, which yields MSTVFVVPAGDAPSGGHVYDERLARAMAAAGRPLRTVAVPGDWPRPDSAARARLAGLLAGLPDRSTVLLDGLVACGVPEVVVPHAGRLRTVVLVHLPLADETGLDPGLARDLDEREGRVLRAAAEAVATSAWAAADVAARHGVDRVHAVPPGVDPAPPSPGTDGSSRLLCVASLTPRKGHDVLLDALALVRGPAWSCECVGPFGDPGLVAALRSRAGSLPVRFAGARAGLALQASYAAADLVVLPSRGETYGMVVTEALARAVPVVATAVGGVPEALGRDPFGRRPGLLVAPEDPAALGDALRRWLTDATLRERLRDSARLRRLDLTGWKEAARAMAAVLDREVSR from the coding sequence GTGAGCACCGTCTTCGTCGTCCCCGCCGGCGACGCTCCCAGCGGCGGCCACGTCTACGACGAACGGCTGGCGCGGGCCATGGCGGCCGCCGGACGCCCCCTGCGGACCGTGGCCGTGCCCGGCGACTGGCCGCGGCCGGACTCCGCGGCACGGGCGCGCCTGGCCGGACTGCTCGCCGGGCTGCCCGACCGGTCCACCGTGCTGCTGGACGGCCTGGTCGCCTGCGGTGTGCCCGAGGTGGTCGTGCCGCACGCCGGGCGGCTGCGCACGGTCGTGCTGGTGCACCTGCCGCTGGCCGACGAGACCGGACTGGACCCCGGTCTGGCCCGCGACCTGGACGAACGCGAGGGCCGGGTGCTGCGGGCCGCCGCGGAGGCGGTGGCCACCAGCGCGTGGGCCGCCGCGGACGTGGCCGCCCGCCACGGCGTGGACCGGGTCCACGCCGTGCCCCCGGGTGTGGACCCGGCGCCGCCCTCCCCCGGGACGGACGGGTCCTCCCGCCTGCTGTGCGTGGCGTCGCTGACCCCGCGCAAGGGGCACGACGTACTGCTGGACGCGCTCGCTCTCGTGCGCGGCCCCGCGTGGTCGTGCGAGTGCGTGGGCCCCTTCGGCGACCCCGGCCTGGTGGCGGCGCTGCGGTCCCGGGCCGGGTCGCTCCCGGTACGCTTCGCGGGCGCACGGGCCGGCCTGGCGCTACAGGCGTCCTACGCCGCCGCCGACCTCGTCGTGCTGCCTTCCAGAGGGGAGACCTACGGCATGGTCGTGACCGAGGCACTGGCCAGGGCGGTCCCGGTGGTGGCGACGGCGGTGGGCGGTGTCCCCGAGGCGCTGGGCCGCGACCCCTTCGGTCGCCGTCCCGGCCTGCTCGTCGCGCCGGAGGACCCCGCCGCGCTCGGCGACGCGCTGCGGCGGTGGCTGACCGACGCGACGCTGCGCGAACGGTTACGCGACTCCGCGCGCCTTCGACGGCTGGACTTGACAGGATGGAAGGAGGCGGCGCGGGCCATGGCCGCCGTCCTGGACCGGGAGGTGTCCCGATGA
- a CDS encoding 6-carboxytetrahydropterin synthase, with protein sequence MFTVTVRDHLMVAHSFRGAVFGPAQRLHGATFVVDATFRRPELDQDNIVIDIGLATRELAAVLAELNYRNLDEEPDFAGVNTSTEYLAKVVGDRLVERVDARARGLSGLTVTLSESHVAWASHDREL encoded by the coding sequence GTGTTCACCGTCACCGTCCGCGACCACCTGATGGTCGCCCACAGCTTCCGCGGCGCCGTCTTCGGTCCCGCCCAGCGACTGCACGGCGCCACGTTCGTCGTCGACGCGACGTTCCGCCGTCCCGAACTCGACCAGGACAACATCGTCATCGACATCGGCCTGGCCACGCGTGAGCTGGCCGCGGTGCTCGCCGAGCTCAACTACCGCAATCTGGACGAGGAACCCGATTTCGCGGGCGTCAACACCTCCACCGAGTACCTGGCCAAGGTGGTCGGCGACCGGCTCGTCGAACGCGTCGACGCGCGGGCGCGCGGCCTGAGCGGACTGACCGTGACTCTGAGCGAGTCGCACGTGGCCTGGGCGAGCCACGACCGCGAGCTGTGA
- a CDS encoding dehydrogenase yields MSQQARGFWVSAPGAGEIRTVDLPEPGAGEVRVRTLYSGVSRGTETLVFQGRVPERLDRVMRAPFQEGSFPGPCKYGYLNVGVVEEGPESMVGRTVFTLYPHQTRFVLPVSALRLVPEGVPPARAVLAGTVETAVNALWDSTPRLGDRATVVGAGMVGCCVARLLARVPGTRVELVDVDPARARVAERLGVGFAPPEEAAHDRDLVFHTSATEEGLALALRVAATDGEVVELSWYGDRPVSVPLGEDFHSRRITLRSSQVGGIALARRGRRDYGDRLDLALELLADPAFDALLTGESAFDDLPSVMPRLADGSLPALCHRIVYP; encoded by the coding sequence ATGAGCCAGCAAGCACGGGGGTTCTGGGTGAGTGCTCCCGGCGCGGGTGAGATCCGCACCGTCGACCTGCCCGAGCCCGGGGCCGGCGAGGTCCGCGTGCGCACCCTGTACTCGGGTGTGAGCCGGGGCACCGAGACGCTGGTCTTCCAGGGGCGTGTGCCCGAGCGTCTGGACCGCGTGATGCGCGCTCCCTTCCAGGAGGGCTCCTTCCCCGGACCCTGCAAGTACGGCTACCTCAACGTCGGTGTGGTCGAGGAGGGGCCGGAGAGCATGGTGGGGCGCACCGTGTTCACGCTGTACCCGCACCAGACGCGCTTCGTGCTGCCGGTGAGCGCGCTGCGGCTCGTACCCGAAGGGGTACCGCCCGCGCGGGCCGTACTCGCCGGCACCGTGGAGACGGCCGTCAACGCCCTCTGGGACTCCACGCCGCGGCTCGGCGACCGTGCCACGGTCGTCGGCGCCGGGATGGTGGGCTGTTGCGTGGCCCGGCTGCTGGCCCGCGTGCCGGGCACCCGGGTCGAGCTGGTCGACGTCGATCCGGCCCGCGCCCGTGTCGCCGAACGGCTCGGCGTCGGCTTCGCCCCGCCCGAGGAGGCCGCCCACGACCGCGACCTGGTCTTCCACACCAGCGCCACCGAGGAGGGGCTGGCACTCGCCCTGCGCGTGGCCGCCACCGACGGCGAGGTGGTCGAGCTGAGCTGGTACGGCGACCGGCCCGTGAGCGTGCCGCTGGGCGAGGACTTCCACTCCCGCCGGATCACGTTGCGCTCCAGCCAGGTGGGCGGGATCGCCCTCGCCCGACGGGGGCGGCGCGACTACGGCGACCGGCTCGACCTGGCCCTGGAACTGCTCGCCGACCCCGCCTTCGACGCGCTGCTCACCGGGGAGAGCGCCTTCGACGACCTGCCCTCGGTCATGCCCCGGCTGGCCGACGGGTCCCTGCCCGCCCTGTGCCACCGGATCGTCTACCCGTGA
- a CDS encoding CDP-alcohol phosphatidyltransferase family protein, with protein MCAVSVAAGVPPETAVLTAGGIGLGPVGWTMGAVYLVAGAAALRWAMRRAGRGALGPADRVTLVRAALIGGVTALVADGGHTWAVVALALPALLLDLVDGFVARRTGTESDFGARFDMETDAFLILVLSVHAVQYLGPWVLLIGAMRYVFGAAAWVAPWLSGPLPPSRARKRVAALQGAALVAAAPALLPVWAATVLVAGALAALLWSFGRDVVRLWHSRECGADLIAHRK; from the coding sequence ATGTGCGCTGTGAGCGTCGCCGCCGGCGTCCCGCCGGAGACCGCGGTCCTGACGGCCGGAGGAATCGGGCTCGGCCCGGTGGGCTGGACGATGGGCGCGGTCTACCTCGTGGCCGGTGCCGCCGCCCTGCGGTGGGCCATGCGCCGGGCGGGCCGGGGCGCCCTGGGACCGGCCGACCGCGTGACCCTGGTGCGGGCGGCCCTCATCGGCGGGGTGACCGCGCTGGTCGCCGACGGCGGTCACACCTGGGCCGTCGTCGCGCTGGCCCTTCCCGCCCTGCTCCTGGACCTGGTGGACGGGTTCGTGGCCCGTCGCACCGGGACCGAGTCGGACTTCGGTGCCCGCTTCGACATGGAGACCGACGCCTTCCTCATCCTCGTCCTGAGCGTGCACGCCGTGCAGTACCTCGGGCCGTGGGTGCTCCTCATCGGGGCGATGCGCTACGTCTTCGGCGCCGCCGCGTGGGTGGCGCCCTGGCTGTCCGGCCCGCTGCCGCCCAGTCGGGCACGCAAGCGGGTCGCCGCCCTGCAGGGCGCGGCCCTGGTCGCGGCCGCCCCGGCCCTGCTGCCGGTCTGGGCCGCCACCGTGCTGGTGGCCGGCGCCCTGGCCGCCCTGCTGTGGTCCTTCGGGCGCGACGTCGTCCGGCTCTGGCACTCGCGTGAGTGCGGCGCGGACCTGATCGCCCACCGCAAGTGA
- the ribA gene encoding GTP cyclohydrolase II, which yields MSDQSIDPSAVAESELATRRGMFRAVAFRDPGDGNEHLALVLGPLGDGEDVLVRVHSECVTGDAMGALRCECGDQLDAALDRIVGEGRGVLVYLRGHEGRGIGLLAKVRTLALQDREGLDTVDSATVLGLPVDTRDYGPAARVLRHLEVRSVRLLTNNPDKGRSLEDHGVKVASRVPLLMPARTQNRAYLTAKRDRMGHDLPHLDPPLDGPDPALG from the coding sequence ATGAGCGATCAGAGCATTGACCCGAGTGCGGTGGCCGAGTCCGAACTCGCGACACGGCGCGGGATGTTCCGGGCGGTGGCCTTCCGTGACCCCGGGGACGGCAACGAGCACCTGGCCCTGGTGCTCGGCCCCCTGGGGGACGGCGAGGACGTCCTGGTCCGCGTCCACTCCGAGTGCGTGACCGGGGACGCCATGGGCGCGCTGCGCTGCGAGTGCGGCGACCAGCTCGACGCCGCCCTGGACAGGATCGTCGGCGAGGGCCGCGGCGTCCTGGTGTACCTGCGCGGGCACGAGGGCCGGGGCATCGGGCTCCTGGCCAAGGTCCGCACCCTCGCGCTCCAGGACCGCGAGGGACTGGACACCGTCGACTCGGCCACCGTGCTGGGCCTGCCCGTGGACACGCGCGACTACGGCCCGGCGGCGCGCGTGCTGCGCCACCTGGAGGTGCGCTCGGTCCGGCTGCTCACGAACAACCCGGACAAAGGGCGCTCCCTGGAGGACCACGGTGTCAAAGTGGCCTCCCGCGTCCCGCTGCTGATGCCCGCCCGCACGCAGAACAGGGCCTATCTGACGGCCAAGCGCGACCGGATGGGCCACGACCTGCCACACCTGGACCCGCCCCTGGACGGACCCGACCCGGCGCTGGGGTGA